The Tachysurus fulvidraco isolate hzauxx_2018 chromosome 19, HZAU_PFXX_2.0, whole genome shotgun sequence genomic sequence GTGGTGAAGCATCTGCAGGTGCTCGGCATGTTCGCCTCTACCTACATGCTGGTGATGCTCACGGTGGACCGCTACATCGCCATCTGCCACCCATTACGGAGCTTGCAGGGGGCCACGCGTCGCGCGCGTCTCATGATTGCGTGCAGCTGGCTGTGCAGTGTGGTCCTGAGCACCCCGCAGTATTTTATCTTCTCTCTCAGCGAGATTGAAAAAGGCTCGGAGGTCTACGACTGCTGGGGTCACTTCATCGAGCCGTGGGGCGTGCGCGCTTACATCACCTGGATCACCGTAGGCATCTTTCTCATCCCGGTCGCCGTGCTGGTCATGTGCTACGGATTTATTTGCCGCAGCATCTGGAAGAACGTCAAGTGCAAGACGAAGAGCGGCGCGGCGCACGGCACAAGCGCGCTGATCGGCAAGGCGTCGGTGAGCAGCGTAAGCACCATCTCCAGGGCCAAACTCCGCACCGTCAAAATGACGTTCGTCATCGTTCTCGCCTACGTCGTGTGCTGGGCTCCGTTCTTCATTGTGCAGATGTGGTCCGTGTGGGATGCGAACTTCTCCTGGGACGgtgtgtttttcttattttatctgCTAAGTTTTTCAGATTTTAATTGTGTTAATTTCAATGAAGATAAATGAGAAACATAAAACTTACATCGGGAGTATCGGGAAATATTTTAGTATAAAGTTTGCGCTTAACGGTGGCATCAGTCTTAAAGCGACTCCTATTCTTCATAAAAATGTCTCAATAAATGGTTATAAAAACGAAAAAACTATGACACTGGTAGCGTGTTATACAGTAAGGAGTTATTGTAAccattttcttttaaaggtaagtgaaaataaaagacttaaattgtaataatttaattttaaataaaatttatttattaatacctgagatgtatatttaaatataagtgtatattaaatatacaggGGCGGTTTTAGCcctttttttagggtggcttcagacCCCTTgcctgtgatctcagccaccctaaaactataagtataatttttactttcataaataaacaataaaaaatacgttaaaatgcaggacatgtcgtcgatgggaaagaaaattatttatcagtttgatccaagagcgattgtttttactttgcttttacgcgcgtgcgttgtagtctttcagaagtgcgtcttcagctgtcagCTTTATTTggacggagaagcacaggtacgcgcagcgtgcacgcgcagtcagagctggaggcgtttatctataacgttaatcggcggaaagacgcaaagacggcaaccaaaagcagtgaaatgtcactattcttttTACCAGAgctgtcatataatataaaactcttcttgttttaaattctcactgagggcaaGTGTATATTTTATAGGCTTGCTCAGTGATCAGTGAGATGAAAAATTCCTTTCATCACTATTTCATCTATTTGAGatcttatttgtaaaataaatatgatggCGTGGCTGCTTTTTTAATAGTGTGACATTAAACCTTATAAGCTTGATGTTTGCCTTGCTGATCTTTTAGAGGTTAAAGACTGAAGTTTCTGTAGAAAAGATGGCTTTagcctttaaaaaaatcactcacATAGTGATGTTAACTTTATatcatttttacacattaaactgattaaaaaaatatttaaatggtttaaagattttcttttaatatagCTAATTTCAGGTAAACATAGATTTGTTAGTGACATGGGGTATCAGTTATCATGTAATAAACTCAGCACCTCATTAGATATGCTCTTCCACAATGGCATCATACATTAGTGTGTCCTGAGGACTTTCTAAATTATGAATAATAACATTAGCATTGTTGACAAATACCAGCTCAAATAGTAAAGATACGTAAAGATAATGAGCAgatcatacagtataaaaacaatatacaaaTGAATCTTCCTTTTTGATAGCATGTGTAACAGAAAGAGTCTTGTTCATCTCGTGTGCATTTCTTTCCCTCTGTGTATCTTTTCAATATTATCCTTCCTCAGATTCAGAGAATGCGGCAGTGACTCTGTCGGCACTGCTCGCAAGCCTGAACAGCTGCTGCAACCCATGGATCTACATGCTGTTTGGTGGTCACCTTCTTTATGACTTTCTGCGCTCCTTTCCATGTTGTCGGAAGCTTAGGTACAGCATCCGTAATGACTCAGACAGCAGCCTGAGGAGGAATACACTGCTGAGCAAACTACCTGCTGCCTGCATGCCCACAAATGCCTCAGACTCATGGAGAGACTCGCAAAAGACCAGCCAGTCTGTAATACAAGACTGTCCCAAATTCAACCAGGATGGCCCTGCAGACTCAGACAAGAGTGGCCAGATCACAGacaatgtaaacaaacataGTGATGCCAACCTAGTTAAAGTCCTAGATACAGAAAGTTGAAGACTTTTTAGTGCCACTTTTGTGcacttatttaaatgtttacatttgctTGATGCTCATTTGTGCAATTGTCTAATGAtccagtcatgtggcagcagtgcaatgaacaaaatgcagataaaataagtctttatttttgtcacatatacattacagaacagtgaaaCTTGGGATACAGTGCTGATACAGTGCCCCTTGTCCGGGGatggttaagggtcttgctaaacggcccaacagtggcagcttacaGTACAAGTCAAGATCTTTAGTTACCATTTACATCAGAATAAGGAAAAACTGTGATTTCAATGATTGTGACCGTGTCTATTTTGTCCAGGTTTGGTGTGTCTGTGCCCACTGTATCCTCAGATTCCTTGGCATCTTGGCTTTTAAGAGTGTAACCTGATGTGTTCTTCTGCTTTTGTACATCACCCATCTCAAtggaaaagcatctcaaataTGCTCAACATGCATTGTCTCACCACGGTTCTAAAAAGCAGTGATTTGCATTACCTTAGCTTTTCTGCCAGCTCAAACTATCTAGCCAACCTTCCCTGGCCTCTCTCAAATAACAAGTCATTTCCGGATATTGTTTGGTTTTCAGATTGTAAACTCTAAAGTCTGTT encodes the following:
- the avpr1ab gene encoding arginine vasopressin receptor 1Ab, with protein sequence MSDRMAHAGPGLCAPPPEIGPHGNGTHNNRTLCLNASPAHATGHGSLATNNISDPFGRNEEVAKLEITVLSLTFLAAVAGNVSVLLAVRNAAKKSSRVHLFIKHLSLADLVVAFFQVLPQLCWEITFRFYGPDFLCRVVKHLQVLGMFASTYMLVMLTVDRYIAICHPLRSLQGATRRARLMIACSWLCSVVLSTPQYFIFSLSEIEKGSEVYDCWGHFIEPWGVRAYITWITVGIFLIPVAVLVMCYGFICRSIWKNVKCKTKSGAAHGTSALIGKASVSSVSTISRAKLRTVKMTFVIVLAYVVCWAPFFIVQMWSVWDANFSWDDSENAAVTLSALLASLNSCCNPWIYMLFGGHLLYDFLRSFPCCRKLRYSIRNDSDSSLRRNTLLSKLPAACMPTNASDSWRDSQKTSQSVIQDCPKFNQDGPADSDKSGQITDNVNKHSDANLVKVLDTES